From the Deltaproteobacteria bacterium genome, one window contains:
- a CDS encoding lytic transglycosylase domain-containing protein codes for MTSFEEVLARIRLLEGKTKPSSPQKKQELEAIRTLAAIHRLQMNLTLLQDLSDTSTRDASGLIPLNWVGSAWWLHLVELIKPLEEASASMSPEDTASVKGETSLTESQASVLKLSGQDFDALIEQAARRNDLDSNLVRAVIKAESDFNPMTESKKGARGLMQLMPGTARELGVMDTFDPVQNIEGGCRYLRQMLDRYSGDLSQALAAYNWGPGNLDRSQGSLPEETRTYLKRVQRFFRQFTAVAKA; via the coding sequence ATGACCTCGTTTGAGGAGGTATTGGCCCGGATCAGGCTGCTTGAGGGGAAAACCAAGCCCTCATCTCCACAAAAAAAGCAGGAATTAGAAGCAATCAGGACCCTGGCGGCGATTCATCGCCTCCAGATGAACCTGACCCTTCTTCAGGACTTGAGCGACACTTCTACCAGAGATGCCTCGGGTTTAATCCCCTTAAATTGGGTCGGTTCAGCATGGTGGCTCCATCTGGTCGAACTTATCAAGCCTTTGGAGGAGGCCTCGGCTTCCATGAGTCCGGAGGATACAGCCTCTGTTAAAGGCGAGACTTCACTGACTGAGTCCCAGGCGTCAGTTCTTAAGCTTTCAGGACAGGATTTTGACGCCCTGATCGAACAGGCGGCCAGGAGAAACGATCTGGATTCCAACCTGGTCAGGGCTGTTATAAAGGCTGAGTCTGATTTTAATCCCATGACCGAGTCAAAGAAAGGCGCCAGGGGGCTGATGCAACTCATGCCCGGCACCGCCAGGGAGCTGGGCGTGATGGATACCTTTGATCCAGTCCAGAATATTGAGGGCGGGTGCCGTTACCTGAGACAGATGCTCGACCGATACTCCGGAGATCTGAGCCAAGCCCTGGCCGCCTATAACTGGGGACCCGGCAATCTGGATCGCTCGCAAGGCTCCCTGCCTGAAGAAACCCGGACCTACCTCAAGCGCGTCCAACGCTTCTTCCGACAATTCACCGCTGTGGCCAAAGCCTAG